In one Brassica oleracea var. oleracea cultivar TO1000 chromosome C9, BOL, whole genome shotgun sequence genomic region, the following are encoded:
- the LOC106315902 gene encoding protein TIFY 3B-like, with protein MTMVKVEEEPRASVEGGCGVGGEEIGGNGTVHGSTAGSVAGEGAEKEIHEARSLEVPSSEPEASTIRPNQLTIFFGGKVRVFDGIPADKIQEIIRIAAAAAKSIETKNSTNTSPVASPALNRAPSLSSTSNAASPATQSFPIHPISFCRSAADLPIARRHSLQRFLEKRRDRLVSKNPYPASDKKTDVPRDSASIEEYPTA; from the exons ATGACCATGGTTAAAGTTGAAGAGGAGCCACGAGCTTCCGTCGAAGGTGGATGCGGTGTTGGCGGCGAGGAGATCGGCGGTAACGGCACCGTGCATGGTTCCACCGCCGGATCTGTCGCCGGAGAAGGTGCTGAGAAAGAAATTCACGAAGCTAG GTCCTTGGAAGTGCCTTCCTCTGAGCCAGAAGCTTCAACGATTCGTCCTAATCAGCTTACTATCTTCTTTGGTGGGAAAGTTCGTGTCTTTGATGGAATTCCAGCGGACAAG ATTCAAGAAATCATCCGTATTGCTGCTGCTGCTGCTAAATCCATAGAGACAAAGAACTCTACGAACACCAGTCCTGTCGCTTCTCCAGCACTGAACAGAGCTCCTTCTCTCTCAAGCACCTCCAATGCAGCTTCCCCAGCTACTCAGTCATTCCCCATTCACCCTATTTCATTTTGCAGATCTGCTGCTG ATCTACCAATTGCAAGGAGGCATTCGCTTCAACGATTCCTTGAGAAGAGACGTGACAG ATTGGTCAGCAAGAACCCTTACCCAGCTTCAGACAAGAAGACAGATGTCCCAAGAGACAGTGCTTCTATCGAGGAGTATCCGACTGCTTAG
- the LOC106316846 gene encoding uncharacterized protein LOC106316846, whose translation MSLWDEAASAFRGLLKAGDKSQSVMLVTTVNPKLFGGNLYLNSTQGTRFFFDTSISEIAEFVSIIGSTPPEDYTCVDTLEGVKKKELVSIGDLNTFISNSNEQIQEADFLCKAQIVGVIQENGWFFVSCTGCHKKLEKRGTSLDCSRCATSDVTGVVRFRVEIAVDDGKDSATFVVFDKEMNKLTKQEAAVLALDEVSNGGEEYLPSCLEELAGKEFVFQIRVTPFNFTPNHRTFTFATISEDIEAHSENSGVDTGFEVSSSGPSVLGVKMSEERASGNHPGNADAQQKRKRGRE comes from the exons ATGTCTTTATGGGATGAGGCTGCATCAGCTTTTAGGGGTCTCTTGAAAGCTGGGGATAAATCACAGTCCGTGATGCTGGTGACCACAGTTAATCCTAAACTCTTTGGAG GGAATCTGTATCTCAATTCCACACAAGGGACTAGGTTCTTCTTTGACACCAGTATCTCTGAAATAGCAGAGTTTGTTAGCAT CATTGGATCTACACCACCTGAAGATTATACATGTGTCGACACGCTTGAAGGAGTCAAGAAGAAGGAGCTTGTGTCAATAGGGGATCTCAACACATTCATCTCGAACTCTAACGAACAG ATCCAAGAAGCTGATTTCCTCTGCAAAGCCCAGATTGTTGGTGTCATTCAGGAAAATGGGTGGTTCTTTGTGTCTTGCACTGGTTGCCACAAAAAATTGGAAAAACGTGGGACGTCATTGGACTGCAGCAGATGTGCAACTTCTGACGTGACTGGTGTTGTTAGG TTCCGCGTTGAGATTGCTGTTGATGATGGCAAAGATAGCGCAACGTTTGTTGTCTTCGATAAGGAGATGAACAAGCTCACCAAACAGGAAGCTGCTGTGCTTGCCCTGGATGAG GTTTCAAACGGTGGAGAGGAGTATCTCCCAAGTTGTCTTGAAGAGCTAGCCGGGAAGGAGTTTGTGTTTCAGATCCGTGTAACACCTTTCAACTTCACTCCCAATCACCGTACCTTCACCTTTGCCACCATCTCTGAAGATATCGAG GCACACTCTGAGAACAGTGGAGTTGACACAGGATTTGAAGTTTCGTCTTCGGGCCCGTCTGTTTTGGGAGTCAAGATGAGTGAAGAACGTGCATCAGGCAATCATCCAGGGAATGCAGACGCTCAGCAGAAACGCAAGCGTGGCCGTGAGTAA
- the LOC106317669 gene encoding uncharacterized protein LOC106317669, whose protein sequence is MDLEGRKIIWIICVKGTEKNYRQPSFNVVKLSDKPDVIHNFHTNMTMEVRTQSELPLSSSSCSGMQVENISSEAKNNGSPCSPLTPITKRQGSLIIDDEAIQESSTRSKRTYKKARGESDSKVENMKKESTKAKH, encoded by the exons ATGGATTTGGAAGGAAGAAAAATCATTTGGATTATCTGTGTAAAGGGTACAGAGAAAAATTACCGGCAACCAAGTTTTAACGTTGTCAAACTCAGTGATAAGCCTGATGTGATCCATAATTTTCACACCAATATGACAATGGAG GTCCGTACACAGTCAGAACTCCCTTTAAGTTCAAGTTCATGTTCTGGAATGCAG GTGGAAAATATATCTTCAGAAGCAAAGAACAACGGTTCACCTTGCTCTCCATTAACTCCAATCACAAAACGACAAGGAAGTCTTATTATTGATGATGAAGCAATTCAAGAATCATCAACAAGGTCTAAGAGAACATATAAAAAGGCTAGAGGAGAAAGTGATAGCAAAGTAGAGAACATGAAGAAAGAAAGCACAAAGGCAAAGCATTAG